The Flavobacterium psychrophilum genome includes a region encoding these proteins:
- a CDS encoding RNA polymerase subunit sigma-54 encodes MKVNVHAVNFNVDRKLVGYVQDRLDKLEKYYDKVVGSDVYFKLDNTSDKQNKIAEIKVAVPGDEFIVKKQCKTFEEAVELAADSMERLLMKRKQKIRAYS; translated from the coding sequence ATGAAAGTAAATGTTCATGCAGTCAACTTTAATGTTGACAGGAAACTGGTGGGCTATGTTCAGGACCGTTTGGATAAGCTTGAAAAGTATTATGACAAAGTAGTGGGTTCGGATGTCTATTTTAAACTGGATAATACCAGTGATAAACAAAATAAGATAGCAGAGATTAAAGTTGCAGTCCCGGGAGACGAGTTTATAGTCAAAAAACAGTGTAAAACATTTGAGGAGGCTGTTGAATTAGCGGCCGATTCTATGGAACGTTTACTTATGAAAAGAAAACAAAAAATCAGAGCATACTCATAA
- a CDS encoding integrase → MVDSKQAYADYLLKEKNYSLLTLRAYTDDVASFEKFIKEEDEGVSLEEINYSFIRRWVVSLVESGMANKTVNRKISSLKSFYKFLLRSRQITVNPLLQHKSLKTEKKVQVPFSEKELQDVMSDVDYPDDFEGIRNRLIIEIFYTTGIRRAELIGLKLNSFDSGNHTLKVLGKRNKERILPVLECTSQLLGRYLVERRKLTSVTNPDVLILNSRGNKVSESFVYRLINSYFSVVSGKVKKSPHVLRHTFATHLLNNGADLNSVKELLGHASLSSTQIYTHSSLAELKKVYGDSHPRSRGDS, encoded by the coding sequence ATGGTCGATTCTAAACAAGCATATGCAGATTATCTATTAAAGGAAAAAAACTATTCCTTATTAACGCTGCGTGCTTATACCGACGATGTTGCTTCTTTTGAGAAATTTATAAAAGAAGAGGATGAAGGTGTTTCTTTAGAAGAGATTAATTATAGTTTTATACGTCGGTGGGTGGTAAGCCTGGTTGAGTCCGGGATGGCTAACAAGACAGTAAACCGTAAAATATCCTCACTAAAATCATTTTATAAATTTTTACTTCGCTCAAGGCAAATAACGGTGAATCCATTGCTGCAGCATAAATCCCTCAAAACAGAAAAAAAAGTACAGGTTCCTTTTTCAGAAAAAGAACTTCAGGATGTTATGTCTGATGTTGATTATCCTGATGATTTTGAGGGGATAAGGAATAGGTTGATAATCGAAATTTTTTATACTACGGGAATTCGTCGTGCGGAGCTTATTGGTCTTAAGCTGAATAGTTTCGATTCGGGAAACCACACGCTTAAAGTGTTAGGGAAACGTAATAAAGAGCGTATACTCCCGGTATTGGAGTGTACGTCTCAATTGTTGGGAAGGTATCTTGTTGAAAGACGGAAGCTTACTTCGGTTACAAATCCTGATGTGTTAATTTTAAACAGCCGTGGCAATAAAGTCAGTGAATCCTTTGTTTATAGGTTAATAAATAGTTACTTTAGTGTTGTCTCCGGGAAGGTAAAGAAGAGTCCTCACGTGCTTCGGCACACATTTGCGACACATTTACTTAACAATGGAGCCGATTTGAATTCAGTAAAAGAGTTATTGGGGCATGCGAGTTTATCGTCTACACAAATTTATACCCACAGCAGTCTTGCTGAGTTGAAAAAGGTGTATGGAGATTCTCATCCTCGCAGCCGTGGCGATTCTTAA
- a CDS encoding 30S ribosomal protein S21: MLIIPIKDGENIDRALKRYKRKFDKTGVVRQLRKRQAFIKPSVVRRVQVQKASYIQGLRDSLEN; the protein is encoded by the coding sequence ATGTTGATTATACCAATTAAAGACGGAGAAAATATTGATAGAGCGCTTAAGCGTTACAAAAGAAAATTTGATAAAACAGGCGTTGTACGTCAGTTAAGAAAGCGTCAGGCATTCATCAAACCTTCAGTTGTAAGAAGAGTTCAGGTTCAGAAAGCAAGTTATATCCAGGGACTAAGAGATTCTCTAGAGAATTAA
- a CDS encoding alpha-amylase, with translation MKCIFTIVVSAFIMWGCSGDADVSEKNNQANSQNENRIPAKAAGSKVMMQAFYWDVPGGGTWWNTISGKVPSWANAGIDAIWLPPATKAQNGGYSMGYDPFDYFDFGSYNQMGNVETRFGSLTEIQSLINTAHNNNIDVIADIVINHNSGGASEFNPYTGANTWTSFTPASGLFLRSYNDFHPNDVHASDAGSFGGYPDLCHDKAYVQDWLYNNPNSIAKYYKNVMHFDGWRFDYVKGFEPWVVKNFKNAVGGFTVGEYWDGNAATLETWANSAESSAFDFACYYKMRDALNNADLTQLNGDMLLKRNPYRAVTFVSNHDTNEIFNNKILAYAYILTHEGYPCMFYRDYEEWLDKNKLNNLIWIHNNKASGNTTYLYADNDEYVARRNGSPGIIVYINNSDSWQERWVDTNWANSTIKDYTGNSVWEPVTQADTWVKVQAPPHGYTIWSVK, from the coding sequence ATGAAATGCATATTTACAATTGTAGTCTCTGCTTTTATTATGTGGGGCTGCTCCGGTGATGCTGATGTATCAGAAAAAAACAATCAGGCAAATAGCCAAAATGAAAACCGTATTCCTGCCAAGGCTGCAGGTTCTAAAGTTATGATGCAGGCTTTCTACTGGGATGTTCCCGGTGGTGGCACCTGGTGGAATACAATATCGGGAAAAGTCCCTTCATGGGCTAACGCTGGTATTGATGCAATATGGCTGCCGCCGGCTACCAAAGCACAAAATGGGGGTTATTCGATGGGGTACGATCCGTTTGATTACTTTGACTTTGGGAGTTATAATCAAATGGGAAATGTTGAAACCCGTTTTGGCTCTTTGACAGAAATACAATCACTTATCAATACAGCACACAATAATAATATAGATGTTATTGCTGATATAGTAATCAATCATAATAGTGGTGGTGCGTCTGAGTTTAATCCCTATACAGGAGCTAATACATGGACAAGCTTTACGCCCGCTTCAGGATTGTTTTTACGTTCATATAATGATTTTCATCCAAATGATGTTCATGCGTCCGACGCCGGCTCTTTTGGAGGTTATCCGGATCTATGTCATGATAAGGCTTATGTTCAGGACTGGCTCTATAATAATCCTAATTCTATAGCTAAATATTATAAAAATGTAATGCATTTTGATGGTTGGCGATTTGACTATGTAAAAGGTTTTGAGCCGTGGGTGGTGAAAAACTTTAAAAATGCAGTGGGAGGTTTTACGGTTGGAGAATATTGGGATGGTAATGCAGCTACATTAGAGACGTGGGCAAATAGTGCAGAATCAAGTGCTTTTGATTTTGCCTGCTATTATAAGATGCGCGATGCACTTAATAATGCCGATCTTACACAGCTAAATGGTGATATGTTGTTAAAACGTAATCCATATAGAGCGGTAACGTTTGTATCTAATCATGACACTAATGAGATATTTAATAATAAGATACTGGCCTATGCTTATATTCTAACCCACGAAGGATATCCATGTATGTTTTACAGGGATTATGAGGAATGGCTGGATAAGAACAAGTTAAATAATCTTATTTGGATCCACAACAATAAGGCATCGGGTAATACAACATATCTGTATGCAGATAACGATGAATATGTAGCACGAAGAAATGGCAGCCCCGGAATTATAGTTTATATTAATAATAGCGATTCTTGGCAGGAGCGATGGGTAGATACCAATTGGGCGAATTCTACAATTAAAGACTACACAGGTAATTCGGTATGGGAGCCTGTAACGCAGGCAGATACCTGGGTTAAGGTTCAGGCGCCGCCTCATGGATATACTATTTGGTCGGTAAAATAA
- a CDS encoding acyl-CoA dehydrogenase yields the protein MNFEYNETQSMIAEAIRDFAEQHIRPNIMDWDESQHFPVDLFKQLGEMGYMGVLVPEEYGGSGLGYHEYITVVEEISKVDPSIGLSVAAHNSLCTNHILTFGNEEQKKKWLPKLATAEHIGAWGLTEHNTGSDAGGMNTTAVKDGDHWVVNGAKNFITHAKSGDVAVVIVRTGEKGDSKGMTAFVFEKGMQGFTSGKKENKLGMRASETAELIFDNCRIPDANRLGEVGDGFVQAMKILDGGRISIGALSLGIAKGAYEAALKYSKERHQFGQPISNFQGIAFKLADMATEIEASELLLHKAAYLKNNNKKMTVAGAMGKMYSSEVCVRVSNEAVQIHGGYGYTKDYPVEKFYRDSKLCTIGEGTTEIQKLVISRHLLKD from the coding sequence ATGAATTTTGAATATAATGAAACGCAAAGCATGATCGCAGAAGCGATCAGGGATTTTGCAGAGCAGCACATCCGTCCGAACATTATGGACTGGGACGAAAGCCAGCATTTTCCGGTAGACTTATTTAAGCAATTAGGCGAAATGGGCTATATGGGAGTATTGGTTCCTGAAGAATACGGCGGGTCGGGTCTTGGTTACCACGAATACATCACCGTTGTTGAAGAGATTTCTAAAGTAGATCCTTCTATCGGTCTTTCTGTTGCTGCTCATAACTCTTTATGTACTAATCATATACTTACTTTCGGTAATGAAGAGCAAAAAAAGAAATGGTTGCCTAAACTGGCTACTGCCGAGCATATTGGCGCCTGGGGCCTTACAGAACACAACACAGGGTCTGATGCAGGAGGTATGAATACTACTGCTGTTAAAGATGGTGACCATTGGGTTGTAAACGGTGCTAAAAACTTTATTACACACGCAAAATCAGGAGACGTAGCGGTTGTGATTGTACGTACCGGAGAAAAAGGAGATTCAAAAGGAATGACAGCTTTCGTTTTTGAAAAAGGCATGCAGGGCTTTACAAGTGGTAAAAAAGAAAATAAACTGGGTATGCGCGCGAGCGAAACCGCAGAACTTATATTTGATAACTGCCGCATACCGGATGCCAACAGGCTTGGTGAGGTAGGGGATGGTTTTGTTCAGGCTATGAAAATACTTGACGGTGGGCGTATCTCTATCGGAGCGTTATCATTAGGTATTGCTAAAGGTGCTTACGAAGCGGCATTGAAATATTCAAAAGAGCGCCATCAGTTTGGTCAGCCGATAAGTAACTTCCAGGGAATTGCCTTTAAGCTTGCTGATATGGCTACAGAAATTGAAGCTTCAGAATTATTGCTTCACAAAGCTGCATACCTTAAGAACAATAATAAGAAAATGACTGTTGCCGGTGCAATGGGTAAAATGTATTCTTCTGAGGTATGTGTAAGGGTTTCTAACGAGGCAGTACAAATACACGGAGGATATGGCTATACGAAAGATTACCCGGTAGAAAAATTCTACAGGGATTCTAAGCTATGTACTATCGGCGAGGGAACTACCGAAATTCAGAAACTTGTTATTTCGCGTCATTTGCTTAAAGATTAG